In Thermotomaculum hydrothermale, a single genomic region encodes these proteins:
- a CDS encoding pyridoxine 5'-phosphate synthase, whose amino-acid sequence MTKLGVNIDHIATVREARKIDIPDPVYAAVIAELAGADGITVHLRGDRRHIKERDVELLSKFIKTRLNIEMATTTEMFEIACKIKPYSVTLVPEKKEEVTTEGGLDVILHQSVLKTLIPEYKSHNIKISIFVDPDNEQIKRCIKLNADIIEINTGKYAETEDERERELELEKIKNAARFAAKSGLKVAAGHGLNYRNVKPIAQIPEIEELNIGHAIIARAIFVGLDKAVREMKELIKKEK is encoded by the coding sequence AAGCAAGAAAAATAGATATACCAGACCCTGTTTATGCTGCTGTAATTGCCGAGCTTGCAGGAGCGGATGGAATAACTGTGCACTTAAGGGGAGATAGAAGACACATTAAAGAGAGAGATGTTGAATTGCTCTCAAAATTCATTAAAACAAGGCTGAACATTGAAATGGCAACCACCACTGAAATGTTTGAAATTGCCTGCAAAATCAAACCTTATAGCGTAACATTGGTACCTGAAAAAAAGGAAGAAGTAACAACTGAAGGAGGCCTTGATGTAATCCTTCACCAGTCTGTTTTAAAAACCCTTATTCCTGAATATAAATCACATAACATAAAGATTTCTATTTTTGTTGACCCAGATAATGAACAGATTAAAAGGTGTATAAAACTAAATGCAGATATAATTGAAATTAATACAGGTAAATATGCAGAAACTGAAGACGAAAGGGAAAGAGAATTAGAACTTGAGAAAATCAAAAATGCAGCAAGGTTTGCAGCAAAATCAGGATTGAAGGTTGCAGCAGGCCACGGGTTAAACTATAGAAATGTAAAACCAATCGCACAAATTCCTGAAATTGAAGAGTTAAATATAGGGCATGCAATTATAGCGAGAGCAATATTTGTAGGGCTTGATAAAGCTGTAAGAGAGATGAAGGAATTGATTAAAAAGGAGAAGTAA
- a CDS encoding HU family DNA-binding protein, producing the protein MKEAFMNKTDLVNAVAEKTGLSKVKAAEAVDGVISAIGDTLKNGDKVSLVGFGTFEVVERAARKGRNPQTGKEITIPAKKVVRFKPGKKLKDLVN; encoded by the coding sequence ATGAAGGAGGCTTTTATGAACAAAACTGATTTAGTAAATGCTGTTGCCGAGAAAACTGGTCTCTCAAAAGTCAAAGCTGCTGAAGCTGTTGATGGTGTTATCAGTGCTATTGGCGATACTTTGAAAAATGGGGACAAAGTATCTCTCGTTGGTTTTGGAACTTTTGAAGTTGTTGAAAGAGCAGCAAGAAAGGGAAGAAACCCTCAGACTGGAAAAGAAATTACCATCCCAGCTAAAAAGGTTGTTAGATTTAAACCTGGCAAAAAGCTTAAAGACCTTGTAAACTAA
- a CDS encoding YbaB/EbfC family nucleoid-associated protein → MADINFLMKQAKKMQQMLQKKLEELRVEATSGGGAVKVVLNGHKEVLSLKIEDDSIIEDKEMLEDLIVAALSEGYRKVDEEVESSMKGLGGLGFPGLF, encoded by the coding sequence ATGGCAGATATTAATTTTTTAATGAAACAGGCAAAAAAAATGCAACAGATGTTGCAGAAGAAACTTGAAGAGTTGAGGGTAGAGGCAACAAGTGGAGGTGGTGCTGTTAAGGTTGTGTTGAACGGGCATAAAGAGGTATTGTCTTTAAAGATTGAGGATGATTCAATTATTGAAGACAAAGAGATGCTTGAAGATTTGATTGTTGCAGCTTTATCAGAGGGTTATAGAAAGGTTGATGAAGAGGTTGAATCATCAATGAAGGGATTAGGTGGATTAGGATTCCCCGGGCTATTTTAG
- the dnaX gene encoding DNA polymerase III subunit gamma/tau has translation MSYSVIARKWRPATFDEVIGQEAVIQTLKNSIAEGRIHHSLIFSGLRGTGKTSTARIYAKALNCKNGPTVEPCLECDACKEIAEGRDIDVMEIDAASNKGVDDIRNLKEIVQYPPIRDRYRVFIIDEVHMLSTHAFNALLKTIEEPPSYVVFILATTEPHKIPATIRSRCQIFEFKKIPPVQIIRHLKDICDKEGIDIEESALKLIVDASEGSMRDAQSLLDQIVSFSGGKITEEDVSIVLGVPDSTVFFKIFKAIVNDDRKSIVDILDKLEERNTDFVKFVLRLGEFFNNLLHAIVNNDKDFFPEELKEKKFSVEDVIRYLNVILQNERFVRESFNPRIAVELLLFKMVFASKVMPISELISKKKLINKTTTKTESEKLQNLNLDENQLKENHSDKGDDILNFVRKSFEDFEEIAPILRKAKLDLEGDIITVNLHPLPNSVKELIENKVFKSIEGNAHIKFQKRIKLNLEISGGNNNPVSESEKIANHPLVKKILEEFEGRIERIIK, from the coding sequence ATGAGTTACAGCGTTATTGCAAGGAAATGGAGACCTGCCACCTTTGATGAAGTTATAGGCCAGGAAGCGGTAATTCAAACGCTGAAAAACTCCATTGCTGAAGGAAGAATCCACCACTCACTTATTTTTTCAGGTTTAAGGGGAACGGGGAAAACCTCAACTGCAAGGATTTATGCTAAGGCTTTGAATTGCAAAAACGGTCCAACTGTTGAACCCTGCCTTGAATGTGATGCCTGCAAAGAGATTGCAGAGGGAAGAGATATTGATGTAATGGAGATAGATGCAGCGTCAAACAAAGGGGTGGATGATATAAGGAATTTAAAAGAGATTGTTCAATACCCGCCTATTAGAGATAGGTACAGGGTTTTTATAATTGATGAAGTTCACATGCTTTCAACTCATGCTTTTAACGCTCTTTTAAAAACAATTGAAGAGCCGCCTTCCTATGTGGTTTTTATACTTGCAACAACTGAACCTCATAAGATCCCAGCAACAATCCGTTCAAGGTGTCAGATTTTTGAGTTTAAGAAAATCCCCCCTGTTCAAATTATCAGGCATTTAAAGGATATTTGCGACAAAGAGGGTATTGACATTGAAGAAAGTGCTTTAAAGTTGATTGTAGACGCCTCAGAAGGAAGTATGAGAGATGCTCAAAGCCTTCTTGACCAGATTGTTTCTTTTTCAGGTGGAAAGATAACGGAGGAAGATGTTTCAATTGTTCTTGGGGTTCCTGATTCAACAGTATTTTTCAAAATATTTAAAGCAATTGTAAACGATGATAGAAAGTCTATTGTTGACATTCTTGATAAATTAGAGGAGAGAAATACAGATTTTGTTAAGTTTGTTTTAAGGCTTGGAGAATTTTTTAACAACCTTTTACATGCTATTGTTAATAATGACAAAGACTTTTTCCCTGAAGAATTAAAGGAGAAAAAATTTTCAGTTGAGGATGTAATTAGATATCTTAATGTTATCCTTCAAAATGAAAGGTTTGTAAGGGAATCCTTTAATCCTCGTATAGCAGTAGAACTATTGCTGTTTAAAATGGTTTTTGCTTCAAAGGTTATGCCAATTTCAGAGTTGATTTCAAAAAAAAAACTAATAAATAAAACCACTACAAAAACTGAAAGTGAAAAATTGCAAAATTTAAATTTAGATGAAAACCAATTGAAAGAAAATCATTCAGATAAAGGTGATGATATTTTAAATTTTGTAAGAAAGAGTTTCGAAGATTTTGAAGAAATAGCCCCTATTTTAAGAAAAGCTAAACTTGATTTAGAGGGAGATATAATAACCGTTAACCTTCACCCTTTGCCAAATTCAGTGAAAGAGTTAATAGAAAACAAGGTTTTTAAATCAATTGAGGGAAATGCTCATATTAAATTTCAAAAAAGGATAAAGTTGAATCTTGAGATATCAGGGGGGAACAATAACCCCGTGTCAGAAAGTGAAAAAATTGCAAATCATCCTCTTGTAAAGAAAATATTGGAGGAGTTTGAGGGAAGGATTGAAAGAATAATTAAATAA
- a CDS encoding adenine nucleotide alpha hydrolase family protein: MENVKNQSIYKRIFKKFVYSILEVDKVCGFLGKDVVVGVSGGLDSLSLYTFLKEYYKLRKFEGRVYGVNVVLGKGDLKPVRFDDVINIFPERKDFDNFNCSLCARLRKIEVFKFCEGRGIKFVAFGHIANDYAENFIWNALYHKRLESMPLCRNYFNGKFFVVRPFAFVFKKDILRYANLMVLKDIEIKCELKNRVRQDVREFLNKMETDEVSVYKNLLEIIKENKFYGE, from the coding sequence ATGGAGAATGTAAAAAATCAAAGTATTTACAAGAGGATTTTTAAGAAGTTTGTTTATTCAATTCTTGAAGTTGATAAGGTGTGCGGGTTTTTAGGCAAGGATGTTGTTGTCGGGGTGTCTGGTGGGCTTGATAGCCTGTCCCTCTATACATTTTTGAAGGAATACTATAAGTTGAGAAAATTTGAAGGAAGGGTTTACGGGGTGAATGTTGTTTTAGGGAAGGGTGATTTAAAGCCGGTTAGGTTTGACGATGTTATAAATATTTTTCCTGAAAGAAAAGACTTTGATAACTTTAATTGCAGTTTGTGTGCAAGGTTGAGAAAGATAGAGGTTTTTAAGTTTTGTGAGGGAAGAGGGATAAAATTTGTTGCCTTTGGCCATATTGCAAACGATTATGCAGAAAATTTTATCTGGAATGCTTTGTATCATAAAAGGTTGGAATCAATGCCTTTGTGTCGCAATTACTTTAACGGGAAATTCTTTGTTGTAAGGCCTTTTGCCTTTGTTTTTAAAAAGGATATTTTAAGGTATGCAAATTTAATGGTTTTAAAGGATATTGAAATAAAGTGTGAGTTAAAAAACAGGGTAAGGCAGGATGTGAGAGAGTTCTTAAACAAAATGGAGACCGACGAGGTAAGTGTGTACAAGAATTTACTTGAAATAATTAAAGAAAATAAGTTTTACGGAGAGTAA
- a CDS encoding ABC-ATPase domain-containing protein, protein MANSNRLKEILRRINGRGYKAYKDIKGIYEFTNFTLEITHVQGDPFASPSSLIATIKLNNTQLTEDTYKTKERRIATCDFLTRLFDKNCKRLSRGLRGTGNSGIISIQKCGQEILERSSAVIDTENKALEFRFYAGLPARGRSVLGKIAEEMFFKEIVDIVYYSTHFDDTTYNNLLKHIKVYGDYCFIKKSLKEKRLVAFIPNGSILPRRSGIDERPPELNKTTIIPFKSPESLLVEFDLPNYGKIHGMGIPEGVTVITGGGFHGKSTLLKAIERGIYGHIPEDGRELVATVENAVKIRAEDGRNIEGVDISFFIKDLPFKKDTKNFSTENASGSTSMAANIVEAIECGAELFLIDEDTSATNFLIRDEKIREIVKKEPITPYIDVAKSLYKDYGISTIIITGGSGDYFDVADRVILMDEYLPYDVTDNAVKHRNRFNKKANIEIKKRVITLPSPQKGKREKIASKGKNSIQFGKSSIDLNLVEQIAEANQTEFIGLVLRFLYMDKTENPTVDKIEHILSKIEKDGFVKYKSGNLALARKYEIMAAINRLRGIRISK, encoded by the coding sequence ATGGCAAATTCAAATAGATTAAAAGAAATTTTAAGAAGAATAAACGGAAGAGGATACAAGGCTTACAAAGACATTAAAGGAATTTATGAATTTACAAACTTTACCCTTGAGATAACCCATGTACAGGGAGACCCCTTTGCGTCCCCTTCAAGCCTGATTGCAACTATAAAATTAAACAACACCCAGTTAACAGAAGATACCTATAAAACAAAGGAAAGAAGAATAGCAACCTGCGATTTTTTAACAAGGTTGTTTGATAAAAACTGCAAAAGGTTAAGCAGGGGCTTGAGGGGCACAGGAAACAGCGGAATAATATCAATCCAAAAGTGCGGTCAGGAAATATTAGAAAGAAGTTCCGCTGTAATAGATACTGAAAATAAAGCCCTTGAATTCAGGTTTTACGCAGGCCTACCTGCAAGGGGGAGAAGTGTTTTAGGAAAGATTGCTGAGGAAATGTTTTTTAAAGAGATTGTTGACATTGTTTACTATTCCACACATTTTGACGACACAACTTACAACAATCTGCTAAAGCATATAAAAGTGTATGGGGATTACTGCTTTATTAAAAAATCATTAAAAGAAAAAAGACTTGTTGCATTTATCCCAAACGGAAGCATTTTGCCAAGGAGAAGCGGTATTGACGAGAGACCGCCTGAATTAAACAAGACAACTATCATTCCCTTTAAATCACCTGAAAGCCTTTTGGTTGAGTTTGATTTGCCTAACTATGGAAAGATACACGGTATGGGAATACCTGAGGGAGTAACCGTTATTACAGGCGGGGGATTTCACGGGAAATCAACCCTTTTAAAGGCAATTGAAAGGGGGATTTACGGGCACATCCCCGAGGATGGAAGAGAACTTGTTGCAACAGTTGAAAATGCTGTAAAAATAAGGGCAGAAGACGGCAGAAACATTGAAGGTGTTGACATTTCATTTTTTATAAAAGACCTTCCATTTAAAAAGGATACAAAAAACTTTTCAACAGAAAATGCAAGCGGTTCAACATCAATGGCGGCAAATATTGTTGAGGCTATTGAGTGTGGGGCAGAACTCTTTTTAATTGACGAAGACACATCAGCAACAAACTTTTTAATCAGGGATGAAAAAATAAGGGAAATAGTAAAAAAAGAGCCAATTACCCCCTATATTGATGTTGCAAAATCCCTTTACAAAGATTACGGTATCTCAACAATCATTATTACAGGGGGAAGCGGAGATTACTTTGATGTTGCCGACAGAGTAATTTTAATGGATGAATATTTGCCATACGATGTTACAGACAATGCTGTAAAACACAGAAATAGGTTTAACAAAAAAGCAAATATTGAGATAAAAAAAAGGGTTATTACCCTTCCCTCCCCCCAAAAGGGGAAAAGGGAAAAGATTGCTTCAAAGGGGAAAAACTCAATTCAATTCGGGAAAAGCAGTATAGATTTAAACCTTGTTGAACAGATTGCCGAAGCAAACCAGACTGAATTTATTGGCCTTGTATTAAGGTTTCTTTATATGGATAAAACAGAAAATCCAACAGTTGACAAAATTGAACACATTTTAAGCAAAATAGAAAAAGACGGCTTTGTTAAATACAAAAGCGGGAATTTAGCACTTGCAAGAAAATACGAAATAATGGCTGCAATCAATAGATTAAGGGGAATAAGAATCTCAAAATAA
- a CDS encoding thioredoxin fold domain-containing protein, producing MKKFFVLFLIMSFIFVSCGKKESVKTKLPQNKKVSEFKEMGNLKWFTEQSFDKALEKAKKENRKLFVVFASKMCGGCELLKYKVFMRDDFKFVLKDLIPVYVEETTDLGKELFEKYKVTKVPTLIVFDSNGKRIISTLGVQLDIDFYKSWLSKAGVFISKDNILNLVKNNRVSFEDAYYFANSLRVSDLDLSVKVFNEIFKNLDTKNLKLKTKALLSFISALKNRYRKNTKNKQEIMTFYREIKSFAETLPDRYENLVLIDLFDLSNQYKGKVDNADKLFSDFSLKILLEKYPNQLANALKILYANGEKKRVFETLERLENVVPKDLSKVECSHQINSVAFIYCKLGLLAKNEKKIEDVKEIGIKLIDFDSRIKKMFKTKQSLIGPIIIYYCQQIGCIENECLTFFKQRLKECDLAYKKIVYGERSYLEVKVYSKLVISFLLKENRIDDSKHFIDFVLNKLSLVKKMKKNTIADFINNMCWNFVEAKYSDDYLISLCQKAISYDNHPLYLDTLANLYFLKGERNKAIETEKQAIDLLKKAKNIKEMRKQAYLKDMEKTLKKFEGKK from the coding sequence ATGAAAAAGTTTTTTGTTTTGTTTCTGATAATGAGTTTTATTTTTGTGTCCTGCGGTAAAAAAGAATCTGTTAAAACTAAATTGCCGCAAAACAAAAAAGTGTCAGAATTTAAGGAGATGGGAAATCTAAAATGGTTTACAGAACAAAGCTTTGACAAAGCTTTAGAAAAAGCAAAGAAGGAAAATAGAAAGCTTTTTGTTGTTTTTGCAAGTAAAATGTGTGGAGGCTGCGAATTATTAAAGTATAAGGTTTTTATGAGAGATGATTTTAAATTTGTTTTAAAAGACCTAATCCCTGTTTATGTTGAAGAAACGACAGATTTAGGTAAAGAGTTATTTGAAAAGTATAAGGTAACAAAAGTTCCAACTTTAATAGTCTTTGATTCAAATGGCAAAAGAATAATTTCCACCTTGGGAGTGCAGTTAGATATTGATTTTTATAAATCCTGGCTCTCAAAGGCTGGGGTTTTTATTTCAAAAGATAATATTTTAAACCTTGTAAAAAACAATAGGGTTAGTTTTGAAGATGCTTATTATTTTGCCAATTCTTTAAGGGTTTCGGATTTAGATTTATCTGTTAAGGTTTTTAATGAGATTTTTAAAAATTTAGATACCAAAAATCTGAAATTGAAAACCAAAGCATTGCTAAGTTTTATTTCAGCACTTAAAAATCGTTATAGAAAGAATACTAAAAATAAACAAGAAATAATGACTTTTTATAGAGAGATTAAATCATTTGCTGAAACACTTCCCGATAGATATGAGAATCTTGTTCTTATTGATTTATTTGATTTGTCTAACCAATACAAAGGTAAAGTTGATAATGCGGATAAACTTTTTTCCGATTTTTCATTAAAAATATTGCTGGAAAAATATCCCAATCAACTTGCCAATGCTTTAAAAATTCTTTATGCAAATGGTGAAAAGAAAAGGGTTTTTGAGACTTTAGAAAGATTAGAAAATGTTGTACCAAAAGATTTATCCAAAGTTGAATGTAGTCATCAAATTAATTCTGTTGCTTTTATATACTGTAAATTGGGATTGTTGGCTAAAAACGAGAAAAAAATTGAAGATGTAAAAGAAATAGGGATAAAGCTTATTGATTTTGATTCCAGAATAAAAAAGATGTTTAAAACAAAACAGTCTTTGATTGGCCCGATTATAATTTATTATTGTCAACAAATAGGTTGTATTGAGAATGAGTGTTTAACTTTTTTTAAGCAAAGATTAAAAGAGTGTGATTTAGCCTACAAAAAAATTGTCTATGGAGAAAGAAGCTATCTGGAAGTAAAAGTTTATTCAAAATTGGTAATTAGTTTTCTTTTGAAAGAAAATAGAATAGATGATTCAAAACATTTTATAGATTTTGTGTTAAATAAATTAAGCCTTGTAAAAAAGATGAAAAAGAATACTATTGCAGATTTTATAAATAATATGTGCTGGAATTTTGTGGAGGCAAAGTATTCAGACGATTACTTAATATCCCTTTGTCAGAAGGCAATCTCTTATGATAACCATCCCCTTTACCTTGATACTCTTGCCAATTTGTATTTTTTAAAAGGTGAAAGAAACAAGGCTATTGAAACTGAAAAACAGGCAATTGATTTGCTTAAAAAGGCAAAGAATATAAAGGAAATGAGAAAGCAGGCATATTTAAAGGATATGGAAAAAACATTAAAAAAATTTGAGGGGAAAAAATAG
- a CDS encoding iron-containing alcohol dehydrogenase, which produces MRDFIFFNPVKVYFGKKCMKYFGNEAKKHGKKALLVYGKGSIKKNGAYHDIVNSLEKAEIEFVEFSGVRPNPVLSHTKEGIELAKKEKVDFIIAAGGGSVIDESKAIAAGAVVDFDVWNFYTGEKTPEKALPLITVLTLPATASEMNMGSVITNEENGLKLSTGAEVLYPKASFLNPNYTMTLPEEQIVYGTVDAISHIVEPYFNHTAEYNILSLNVADGVLKSLKENCENILNEPNNYNFRANHMWSVTVAFNGLIRTGLGRSEFPNHAIEHAISGLFPDVAHGAGLAVVMPAWMRFVKEEKEELLKRFGQNLFKLENHKPDHTIEAFKNWLKSIGAPVSLGEIGIKENDIEKIAEKAYEVMQFWAMDTDKYSKENIEKILTFAL; this is translated from the coding sequence ATGAGAGATTTTATTTTTTTTAACCCTGTTAAAGTATACTTTGGTAAAAAATGTATGAAATACTTTGGAAATGAGGCTAAAAAACACGGTAAAAAGGCTTTACTTGTTTACGGCAAAGGCTCTATAAAAAAGAATGGTGCATACCACGATATAGTTAACTCTCTTGAAAAAGCAGAGATAGAGTTTGTTGAATTTTCAGGCGTAAGGCCAAACCCTGTGCTTTCCCATACAAAAGAGGGTATTGAGTTGGCAAAAAAAGAAAAGGTTGATTTTATAATTGCAGCAGGGGGTGGAAGTGTTATTGACGAATCAAAGGCAATTGCCGCTGGTGCAGTTGTTGATTTTGATGTCTGGAATTTTTATACAGGTGAGAAAACTCCTGAAAAGGCATTGCCTTTAATTACTGTTTTAACTTTGCCTGCGACTGCATCTGAAATGAATATGGGATCAGTAATCACAAACGAAGAAAACGGCCTTAAACTCTCAACAGGTGCAGAGGTTTTATATCCAAAGGCATCTTTTCTAAATCCCAATTACACAATGACCTTGCCTGAAGAGCAGATAGTTTACGGCACTGTTGATGCCATTTCCCACATAGTTGAGCCATACTTTAACCATACTGCTGAATACAATATCCTTTCTTTGAATGTTGCAGATGGGGTATTGAAATCTTTAAAGGAAAATTGCGAGAATATTTTAAATGAGCCAAATAATTACAATTTCAGGGCAAATCATATGTGGTCTGTAACTGTTGCATTTAATGGATTGATTAGAACAGGTCTTGGAAGAAGTGAATTTCCAAACCATGCAATAGAGCACGCAATAAGCGGATTATTCCCTGATGTTGCCCACGGTGCAGGGCTTGCAGTTGTAATGCCTGCATGGATGAGGTTTGTTAAAGAAGAAAAAGAAGAGTTGTTAAAAAGGTTTGGGCAAAACCTGTTTAAACTTGAAAATCATAAACCTGATCATACAATAGAAGCATTCAAAAACTGGCTAAAATCAATCGGTGCACCTGTTAGTTTAGGTGAAATAGGGATAAAAGAGAATGATATTGAAAAAATTGCAGAAAAAGCCTATGAAGTAATGCAATTCTGGGCAATGGATACAGATAAGTACTCAAAAGAAAATATAGAAAAAATCCTTACCTTTGCACTTTAA